From the Halorhabdus utahensis DSM 12940 genome, one window contains:
- a CDS encoding DUF7692 domain-containing protein, producing MRIRTDGDRSHRETTIEEAAEFWDCNKTRALLLSADFAPRIVPRIEQVLAREDLTSRQKREIAETLSIAGTLDVEIDEDVTVGRE from the coding sequence ATGCGAATTCGAACCGACGGAGATAGATCCCACCGTGAGACGACGATCGAGGAGGCTGCCGAGTTTTGGGACTGCAACAAGACGCGAGCGCTGTTGTTGAGCGCCGATTTCGCGCCGCGTATCGTTCCGCGAATCGAGCAAGTCCTTGCGCGGGAGGATCTGACGAGCCGGCAGAAGCGGGAGATCGCCGAGACGCTCTCGATCGCCGGGACGCTGGACGTCGAGATCGACGAGGACGTGACCGTTGGGCGGGAGTGA
- a CDS encoding DUF7845 domain-containing protein, giving the protein MKTVTLACHEFNANLLYSDDGLAPFFAADSAVKEGQGSQSAKFSAEGEQWHARLSYESSNLIHPGEKTPLGTEFRLETVKEYRIKVFRDPEEDPIGKQDFTAHIAPRWPGMKGEKTDGSLKEIPVPKGFGEGINVRVQGSNVAFERYPDLLARAGAALGIAGRYFRDPHPMTNIQDAERYARLHRDASGPVHARDGPIASMGHLLEDDRSGYRKLVQNDDDEKGEKLPGYYHTVTLGERRIREAFPDHRLPKEVKHYYAREAKRLDEDHPLAHPKVGASLQVSRLGDDETVRWRDLDRLERELDQTVLSVLADAGIDIAPSDGNGPFFEGAYFTPDVDESGPKPIGLDLTRVRQSQESVVVRHLADGLRPTQWEALETLVTDGGEIAPKDIAHDHDRHVETVRSALRDMEDLVHREYAEVSLRSEYVAELVHDAVAEARESVKRAAETTAKAMEAAERGMGETMSAFIAWAARHGVDVNDAREARLTLRFNDHTDVGRSIREGFRVWKDAGLPEERYRMAKVLFQDGSRGDAWRWLTPG; this is encoded by the coding sequence ATGAAGACGGTTACGCTCGCGTGTCACGAGTTTAACGCGAATCTCCTTTACTCTGACGACGGGCTCGCGCCGTTCTTCGCGGCTGATTCCGCGGTCAAAGAGGGTCAAGGGTCACAGTCAGCGAAATTCAGCGCTGAGGGCGAACAGTGGCACGCCAGGCTGTCCTACGAGTCGAGTAACCTCATCCATCCGGGCGAGAAGACCCCTCTCGGTACCGAGTTCCGGCTTGAGACCGTCAAAGAGTACCGGATCAAAGTCTTCCGCGATCCGGAGGAAGATCCGATCGGGAAACAGGACTTCACCGCCCACATCGCGCCGCGTTGGCCGGGGATGAAGGGAGAGAAAACAGACGGTTCTCTCAAAGAGATCCCCGTTCCCAAGGGATTCGGCGAGGGGATCAACGTCCGGGTCCAGGGTTCGAACGTCGCCTTCGAGCGCTATCCCGATCTCCTCGCCCGCGCCGGTGCAGCCCTGGGGATCGCCGGGCGGTACTTCCGCGACCCACACCCGATGACGAACATCCAGGACGCCGAGCGGTACGCCCGGCTGCATCGAGACGCGAGCGGTCCCGTCCACGCGAGAGACGGCCCGATCGCGTCGATGGGCCACCTCCTCGAAGACGATCGTTCAGGCTACCGGAAATTGGTTCAGAACGATGACGACGAGAAAGGAGAGAAGCTGCCCGGCTACTACCACACGGTGACGCTCGGTGAGCGGCGGATTCGAGAGGCGTTCCCCGATCACCGCCTGCCGAAAGAGGTGAAGCACTACTACGCTCGCGAGGCGAAGCGCCTCGACGAGGATCACCCGCTGGCACATCCGAAGGTCGGCGCGTCGCTCCAGGTGTCGCGCCTGGGTGATGACGAGACCGTGCGCTGGCGTGACCTTGACCGACTGGAGCGCGAGTTAGACCAGACCGTCCTGTCCGTACTGGCAGACGCCGGGATAGACATCGCGCCGAGTGACGGAAACGGTCCGTTCTTCGAAGGTGCGTACTTCACGCCCGACGTCGACGAAAGCGGGCCGAAACCGATCGGTCTGGACCTGACTCGCGTCCGACAGAGCCAGGAAAGCGTGGTCGTTCGCCACCTCGCCGATGGACTCCGGCCGACACAGTGGGAAGCCCTGGAGACGCTCGTGACGGACGGCGGCGAGATCGCGCCGAAAGATATCGCGCATGACCATGACCGCCACGTCGAGACCGTCCGGAGTGCGCTTCGGGACATGGAGGACCTCGTGCATCGCGAGTACGCCGAGGTATCTCTCCGGAGTGAGTACGTCGCCGAGCTTGTCCACGACGCGGTGGCCGAGGCCCGCGAGTCGGTGAAGCGGGCGGCGGAGACGACGGCGAAGGCGATGGAAGCCGCCGAGCGCGGGATGGGCGAGACCATGAGTGCGTTCATCGCGTGGGCCGCCCGCCACGGAGTGGACGTGAACGACGCCCGTGAGGCCCGCCTGACGCTCCGGTTCAACGATCACACTGACGTTGGCCGGTCGATTCGCGAGGGATTCCGCGTCTGGAAAGATGCCGGGCTGCCCGAAGAGCGCTATCGGATGGCAAAGGTTCTCTTCCAGGACGGGAGCCGCGGTGACGCCTGGCGGTGGCTCACGCCAGGGTAG
- a CDS encoding type IV pilin: protein MDPKGFLLDEDRGVSPVIGVILMVAITVILAAVIATFVMNMGPTETTMPNAQWNFNEDEGASEVTIEHNGGSPVKADNVQIKVSDGSGGGGSTDLSSVSPYGSGSELTAGSDLVVGFSGSSSVDIQESSISFSDGEIQIIWENPDSGETQIMAEWEA from the coding sequence ATGGATCCAAAAGGATTCCTGTTGGACGAAGATCGGGGCGTATCACCAGTTATCGGCGTCATCCTGATGGTCGCTATCACGGTGATCCTCGCGGCCGTGATCGCGACGTTCGTGATGAACATGGGGCCGACCGAGACTACGATGCCCAACGCGCAGTGGAACTTCAACGAGGACGAGGGAGCTAGTGAAGTTACAATCGAACACAATGGCGGCAGTCCTGTCAAAGCCGACAACGTACAGATAAAGGTCTCTGACGGCAGTGGTGGTGGTGGGTCTACAGATTTAAGCTCCGTCAGCCCGTATGGTTCCGGTAGTGAGTTGACCGCTGGAAGCGATCTTGTAGTTGGGTTTAGTGGCAGTAGTAGTGTTGACATCCAGGAAAGTAGTATTAGTTTCAGCGATGGCGAAATCCAGATCATCTGGGAGAACCCCGACTCGGGCGAGACTCAGATCATGGCCGAATGGGAAGCCTGA
- a CDS encoding toll/interleukin-1 receptor domain-containing protein, whose product MTESKDDENRDLMISYSHSDSSEIAEMLFEELTGYGLDVWYDEVDISIGDRISNSIDRGLQTSNHAVVIVSPSYFEGMSDLELGGLFKKQSRSDGKVILPVLYEISFEELEQQSWSLSDLHGVEISKDNVQEVASKVFQSIKDASEEQEVNLEDAPSNHFAEVQASFKDLADIEKGDKVRIDRWRSKDHPRNTTITVVEMTVLKNSQEYSGSNFVGTTQVQKIPLEGYISDISNKTTGSTDFELRIPRDEYDELPDDRDAYKSVF is encoded by the coding sequence ATGACGGAGTCAAAAGATGATGAAAACCGCGACTTGATGATATCATACTCGCATAGCGATTCTTCTGAAATTGCAGAAATGTTATTTGAAGAATTGACTGGGTATGGACTAGACGTCTGGTATGATGAAGTTGATATTTCTATAGGAGATCGCATATCTAATTCAATTGATAGAGGCCTTCAAACCAGCAATCACGCAGTCGTTATAGTCTCTCCGTCATATTTTGAAGGCATGTCTGATCTGGAGCTTGGTGGACTATTCAAAAAGCAAAGCCGGTCTGATGGAAAGGTAATTCTCCCAGTCTTATATGAAATATCATTTGAGGAGTTAGAGCAACAGAGTTGGAGTTTGTCAGATTTACATGGAGTAGAAATCAGTAAAGATAATGTACAAGAAGTTGCCTCAAAAGTTTTCCAATCAATTAAGGATGCATCTGAAGAACAAGAGGTTAATCTGGAAGATGCACCTTCAAATCACTTTGCAGAGGTCCAAGCCTCATTCAAAGATTTAGCAGATATTGAAAAGGGTGACAAAGTGAGGATTGACAGGTGGAGATCAAAGGATCATCCCCGAAATACGACAATCACTGTTGTCGAAATGACTGTTCTTAAGAACAGTCAAGAATATTCTGGATCAAATTTCGTAGGTACAACACAAGTGCAGAAAATCCCGCTGGAAGGGTATATATCAGACATATCTAATAAGACTACTGGAAGTACTGACTTTGAGTTGAGGATTCCAAGAGATGAGTATGACGAACTTCCAGACGATCGGGACGCATACAAATCTGTTTTCTGA
- a CDS encoding zinc ribbon domain-containing protein: MIECPYCGADTEDDARYCDRCGERLTFDEDSRDGFLQRSSIQYLQGVRHGARPLDPEVAYHDQLLSDVQAGLADFSHLTDVDELDLHEILNIDDDTLGDLTDAPSPDTDLEPDVRQALGVAALVALLENSYDGTTLDEIRAQAASMDE, translated from the coding sequence ATGATCGAGTGTCCGTACTGTGGTGCCGACACCGAGGACGACGCCCGCTATTGCGACCGGTGTGGCGAACGGCTCACCTTCGATGAGGATTCCCGTGATGGCTTCCTCCAGCGCTCGTCGATCCAGTATCTCCAGGGGGTTCGCCACGGGGCACGACCGCTGGACCCCGAGGTGGCCTACCACGACCAGCTCCTTTCGGACGTTCAGGCCGGCCTCGCGGACTTCTCACACCTCACCGACGTCGACGAACTGGACCTCCACGAGATCCTGAATATCGACGACGACACGCTTGGCGATCTTACGGACGCTCCCTCTCCCGATACTGATCTGGAACCCGACGTCAGACAGGCGCTCGGCGTCGCCGCACTCGTTGCCCTGCTGGAGAACTCCTATGACGGCACGACCCTCGACGAGATCCGTGCTCAGGCTGCCA
- a CDS encoding aminotransferase class V-fold PLP-dependent enzyme yields MDLDALRHDIPVLTDTAYLNTGASSPAPRSVVEATTDWIEYHNFEAPIDEGIYPHAWDSYEAARETIAPFLGVSPETIALTSSTVHGINLIVSSIDWQPGDVVVRTDLEHPAGVLPFDRMADLHGIEVRTLETTDGRIDRDELRTAVDDARLLAMSSLTWSHGTRLPVEETVDIAHDAGARVLIDAVQSPGQRPVDFEAWDADFVAGSGHKWLLGPWGAGFLYVAPEAIDALAPRQIGYRSVEESGATSYEYKTGAPRFELGTASPAPHVGLAAAIDLLESIGMETVQTRIERLTDRLKAGLGERLISPREYESGLVTFDAGDPEATVERLADAGVIVRSLPYPEAVRASVHGFNTAEDVDRLLEAL; encoded by the coding sequence ATGGACCTCGACGCGCTACGCCACGACATCCCCGTCCTCACCGATACCGCGTACCTGAACACCGGTGCGAGCAGCCCTGCCCCGCGGTCGGTCGTCGAAGCGACGACGGACTGGATCGAGTATCACAATTTCGAGGCCCCGATCGACGAGGGAATCTACCCACACGCCTGGGACAGCTACGAGGCGGCCCGCGAAACCATCGCTCCCTTCCTTGGCGTTTCGCCGGAGACGATCGCCCTCACGTCAAGCACGGTCCACGGCATCAACCTGATCGTCTCGTCGATCGACTGGCAACCCGGCGACGTGGTCGTCAGAACCGATCTGGAGCATCCCGCCGGCGTCCTCCCGTTCGATCGCATGGCCGATCTCCACGGGATCGAAGTCCGGACGCTCGAAACCACCGACGGGCGAATCGACCGCGACGAACTCCGGACTGCCGTCGACGACGCCCGCCTGCTCGCGATGAGTTCTCTCACCTGGAGTCACGGCACCCGGTTGCCGGTCGAGGAGACAGTCGATATCGCCCACGACGCTGGGGCGCGAGTATTGATCGACGCCGTCCAGTCGCCGGGCCAGCGGCCCGTCGACTTCGAGGCCTGGGACGCGGACTTCGTCGCCGGGTCGGGTCACAAGTGGCTGCTCGGCCCCTGGGGGGCTGGCTTTCTCTATGTCGCGCCCGAGGCGATCGACGCACTTGCGCCGCGGCAGATCGGCTACCGGAGTGTCGAGGAGTCCGGGGCTACGTCCTACGAGTACAAGACCGGCGCACCGCGATTCGAACTCGGGACGGCCTCGCCAGCCCCGCACGTCGGCCTCGCCGCGGCGATCGACCTGCTGGAATCGATCGGGATGGAAACTGTTCAGACACGGATCGAACGACTGACAGACCGGCTGAAGGCGGGACTCGGCGAGCGGCTCATCAGCCCCCGGGAGTACGAATCGGGCCTGGTCACGTTCGACGCTGGGGATCCCGAAGCCACGGTCGAGCGGCTGGCGGACGCCGGTGTCATCGTTCGATCACTGCCGTATCCTGAGGCTGTGCGGGCCTCGGTTCACGGGTTCAATACGGCCGAGGATGTCGATCGGTTGCTCGAAGCACTCTGA
- a CDS encoding deoxyguanosinetriphosphate triphosphohydrolase family protein, which produces MGPEVSRTDRFHIEETNDRRSPFQRDRDRILHTRAFRRLGSVTQVVHADEGMNYHNRLTHSLKVAQIGQRLAEYLIEDADEDTIQKAGGLSPDVVEAAALAHDLGHPPFGHAAEEELMIQTAAKGLIGGFEGNPQSFRIVNKVATHSSDYRGLDLTYATLNAILKYPWTRGSAGPERTKWGTYHTEREIFEEVRKLPTPGPDDQGQSLEACIMDWADDIAYAIHDMSDFYKAGLIPLEQLIRDSSEREVFVKAFGEKYDTPKNWDPEKFLEENILKTGEIAASGGENPFKSSFSNKPENRGTLNFMTSELIRRYLGLNKDTEVFVDPSINGGLYITESLKHEIKLLKFLTEYYVFQDPTLVAQQRGQRKIIEELFTTLYKASEKGAEYNEIIPEPFCSMLNQDVYEADLDDSTSKETRARIVADLIASLSESQAVDLYQRVSGENPGSVTESIL; this is translated from the coding sequence ATGGGTCCAGAGGTTTCTCGGACTGACCGTTTCCATATTGAAGAAACCAATGACAGAAGAAGTCCTTTTCAAAGGGACAGAGACCGTATTCTTCACACTCGTGCTTTTCGTCGCCTCGGTAGTGTGACTCAGGTTGTCCATGCCGATGAGGGGATGAACTATCATAATCGCCTCACGCACTCTTTAAAGGTAGCTCAAATTGGGCAGCGATTGGCTGAATATCTGATTGAAGATGCAGACGAAGACACTATCCAAAAAGCAGGTGGTCTGAGCCCTGATGTCGTCGAGGCCGCTGCTTTGGCTCATGACCTAGGCCATCCTCCATTCGGACATGCAGCTGAAGAAGAATTGATGATACAGACTGCAGCTAAGGGTCTTATAGGGGGATTTGAGGGAAATCCACAATCGTTTCGGATTGTAAATAAAGTTGCTACGCATAGCAGTGATTATCGGGGACTCGATCTCACCTATGCCACGCTTAATGCAATACTAAAATATCCTTGGACCCGTGGTTCAGCTGGTCCAGAACGGACAAAATGGGGCACGTACCATACGGAAAGAGAGATTTTTGAAGAGGTGAGGAAATTACCAACGCCAGGCCCGGATGATCAGGGTCAAAGTCTGGAAGCGTGCATTATGGATTGGGCAGACGACATAGCATATGCTATCCATGATATGTCGGACTTCTACAAGGCAGGACTGATTCCTCTTGAACAACTTATACGAGACTCTTCAGAAAGAGAAGTATTTGTCAAAGCATTCGGCGAAAAATATGACACACCCAAGAATTGGGACCCAGAAAAGTTTTTGGAGGAAAACATTTTGAAAACTGGGGAGATCGCTGCATCTGGAGGAGAAAACCCCTTCAAATCTTCATTTTCAAATAAGCCTGAAAATCGAGGCACCCTCAATTTCATGACATCCGAATTGATTAGAAGATACCTTGGTTTGAACAAAGATACCGAAGTTTTCGTTGACCCCTCAATTAATGGAGGTCTGTATATCACCGAGTCACTAAAACATGAGATCAAATTACTCAAGTTTCTAACAGAATATTATGTTTTCCAAGACCCCACTCTTGTAGCACAGCAACGTGGTCAAAGAAAAATCATTGAAGAACTATTCACCACTCTCTATAAAGCCTCTGAAAAGGGGGCTGAATACAATGAAATTATCCCTGAGCCGTTTTGCTCAATGCTGAACCAAGATGTCTATGAGGCCGACCTTGATGATAGCACATCTAAAGAAACGCGGGCTCGAATAGTAGCGGATCTAATTGCAAGCCTCAGCGAAAGCCAAGCAGTAGATCTCTATCAACGGGTGTCAGGCGAAAATCCGGGGTCCGTTACAGAGAGTATTCTATAA
- a CDS encoding tyrosine-type recombinase/integrase: MSEELSPLSPEEGIDRFLRHREPSVRESTMRNARTRLRFFREWCEEREIENLNTLTGRDLADFVAWRRGDVKALTLQKQLSTIRTALRFWADVEAVQEGLAEKLHAPELPDGAESRDVALDADRAADILEYLRELHYASRDHVVMEILWRTAMRRGALRSIDVDDLRPDDHAIVLRHRIDEGTKLKNGESGERWVYLGPSTYQVIDDYLDNPDRYDVTDDHGREPLLTTPYGRPIGDTIYSWVNRLTQPCRIGGCPHDRDPSDPSTCDALGSDGSPSRCPSARSPHGIRRGSITHHLNTDVSPEIVSERCDVTLDVLYEHYDVRTDQEKMAVRKRQLSEF; the protein is encoded by the coding sequence GTGAGCGAGGAACTCTCCCCTTTGTCCCCGGAGGAGGGAATCGATCGGTTCCTCCGGCATCGCGAGCCGAGCGTGCGCGAGAGTACGATGCGCAACGCCCGGACACGCTTGCGGTTCTTCCGTGAATGGTGTGAGGAGCGCGAGATCGAGAACCTCAACACCCTCACCGGGCGTGACCTGGCCGATTTCGTCGCCTGGAGACGTGGTGACGTGAAGGCCCTCACTCTCCAGAAACAGCTATCGACGATTCGGACCGCCCTGCGATTTTGGGCTGACGTCGAGGCCGTCCAGGAGGGACTCGCCGAGAAGTTGCACGCGCCGGAGCTGCCCGACGGTGCGGAGAGTCGAGACGTCGCCCTCGATGCCGATCGGGCGGCGGACATTCTGGAGTATCTTCGCGAACTCCACTACGCGAGCCGCGATCACGTCGTCATGGAGATCTTGTGGCGGACCGCGATGCGCCGGGGTGCGCTCCGCTCGATCGACGTCGACGACCTCCGGCCGGATGACCACGCGATCGTGCTCCGGCATCGGATCGACGAGGGAACCAAGCTCAAGAACGGCGAGAGTGGCGAGCGGTGGGTCTACCTCGGTCCGTCGACGTACCAGGTGATCGACGACTATCTGGATAATCCGGATCGGTACGACGTGACAGACGATCACGGCCGCGAACCGCTGTTGACGACGCCGTACGGGCGGCCGATCGGTGACACGATCTATTCGTGGGTGAACCGACTGACGCAGCCCTGCCGGATCGGTGGCTGCCCCCACGACCGCGATCCGTCCGACCCGAGCACCTGCGATGCGCTCGGGAGTGATGGATCACCGAGCCGGTGCCCGTCGGCGCGATCACCCCACGGTATCCGCCGGGGATCGATCACTCACCACCTGAATACGGACGTCTCGCCGGAGATCGTGAGCGAACGGTGCGACGTGACGCTTGACGTGCTGTATGAGCACTACGATGTCCGCACTGACCAGGAGAAAATGGCTGTGCGAAAGCGTCAACTTTCGGAGTTTTGA
- a CDS encoding type IV pilin: MDPKGFLLDEDRGVSPVIGVILMVAITVILAAVIATFVMNMGPTETTMPNAQWNFDEDGSNNVIIEHNGGGEVDPSNIQIKHNSGTTDGTASNAFGSTEITAGAKTDPLTHGGNEVQIIWENPDSGETQIMADWEP, from the coding sequence ATGGATCCAAAAGGATTCCTGTTGGACGAAGATCGGGGCGTATCGCCAGTTATCGGAGTCATCCTGATGGTCGCTATCACGGTGATCCTCGCGGCCGTGATCGCGACGTTCGTGATGAACATGGGGCCGACCGAGACCACGATGCCGAACGCACAGTGGAACTTTGACGAGGACGGTAGTAATAACGTGATTATCGAGCACAACGGCGGCGGTGAAGTCGATCCGTCCAACATCCAGATTAAGCATAATAGTGGTACCACGGACGGTACCGCTAGTAATGCCTTCGGATCAACGGAGATAACAGCAGGTGCCAAGACTGATCCTCTTACCCATGGTGGCAATGAAGTCCAGATCATCTGGGAGAACCCCGACTCGGGCGAGACTCAGATCATGGCCGACTGGGAACCCTGA
- a CDS encoding ATP-binding protein, translated as MSDDNTELYTAAQTREYLEGHGVRDPKAGPQAGIIRDPHISRTAAIAREDYDPNLLDEPGEMPADLLDADPWQDIVAVEETETIREAMDAGDMPSLKHITGDAGQRADVSGLEAIGDLRDHVTGDAVIIYLWAPPGRGKTDFALLLSQLYEEAHPGAETGSNIRTWTEKDEWIPTYPDLMDWMEADEEAVLAGDVEDKLFIFDEASSHASGRGEDGYEAGQKLGPLVYKIRKYGGSIIIIGHDGKDVHPVVREMATCIKKTSKKSANVFETVNNRRGMNKLLEIDGIPATDHTFNTNEPTAWRWDGTGEDDGVPEPGSVAYDVALWTVVKCKQDGLTHRETAQYVPYSKSWVGDRWGEWEAGEHRDAVDKVEELTE; from the coding sequence ATGAGTGACGACAACACCGAACTGTACACGGCCGCACAGACACGCGAGTACCTCGAAGGCCACGGCGTCAGAGACCCGAAAGCAGGCCCACAGGCCGGCATCATTCGAGACCCGCACATCTCCCGCACGGCCGCAATCGCTCGCGAAGACTACGATCCGAACCTTCTCGACGAGCCCGGCGAGATGCCCGCGGACCTCCTCGATGCCGACCCGTGGCAGGACATCGTGGCCGTCGAGGAGACCGAGACGATCCGCGAGGCGATGGACGCGGGTGATATGCCCTCTCTCAAGCACATCACCGGGGACGCCGGGCAGCGGGCAGACGTCAGTGGCCTGGAGGCGATCGGCGATCTCCGTGACCATGTGACCGGCGATGCCGTGATCATCTACCTGTGGGCACCGCCAGGACGCGGGAAGACGGACTTCGCGCTGTTGCTCAGTCAGCTATACGAGGAAGCCCATCCGGGCGCGGAAACCGGGAGCAACATCCGGACCTGGACGGAGAAAGACGAGTGGATCCCGACCTATCCGGACCTCATGGACTGGATGGAAGCCGATGAAGAGGCTGTCCTGGCGGGCGACGTCGAGGATAAGCTGTTCATCTTCGACGAGGCGAGCAGCCACGCCAGCGGGCGCGGTGAGGACGGGTATGAAGCCGGGCAGAAGCTCGGTCCGCTCGTCTACAAGATCCGGAAGTACGGCGGCTCTATCATCATAATCGGCCACGACGGGAAGGACGTCCACCCGGTCGTCAGGGAGATGGCGACCTGTATCAAGAAGACGTCGAAGAAGTCGGCGAACGTCTTCGAGACGGTGAACAACCGGAGGGGGATGAACAAACTCCTCGAAATCGACGGCATTCCGGCGACGGACCACACGTTCAACACGAACGAACCGACCGCCTGGCGGTGGGACGGCACGGGCGAAGACGACGGCGTACCGGAGCCTGGATCGGTCGCCTACGACGTCGCGCTGTGGACAGTCGTCAAGTGCAAACAGGACGGACTAACCCACCGCGAGACGGCTCAATACGTCCCATATAGCAAGTCCTGGGTCGGCGATCGGTGGGGTGAATGGGAAGCCGGCGAGCACCGGGACGCCGTGGACAAAGTGGAGGAACTCACTGAGTGA